Below is a genomic region from Actinomadura sp. NAK00032.
GGTAGGTGCCGAACGCCGCCTGGATCACCGTGAACACGATGATCACGCTGAGCTTGGTGTCGTACAGGCCGACCTGCTTGGACAGGTAGTACAGCGGGTAGACGAGCGCCTCCTGCGGCACCGTGTTCGCCATGAGCAGCAGGACCAGGACCCACATCCGGCCCTTGATGCGGCCGATGCCGAGCGCGTAGGCGTTCAGCACCGACAGCAGGACGGCGAGGACGGCGACGGAGCCGCTGATCAGCACGCTGTTGAGCAGGACGTTCCCGAAGTCGGTGCGCTCCCAGAACGCGCGGACGGCGTCCAGGTTGATGCCGTCCGGCGGCGACAGCGGCCCCGATGAGGAGTACTCCTGCGGCGTCTTCAGCGCGTTGAAGACCACCACGACGAACGGGATCAGCATGATGCCGGCGAAGGCGGTCAGCGCCACCAGCACCGCGTAGGCGGACGGCCCCCTGCGGCGGCGGTGCCCGGTGCCCCGGGTGCCGCGCGGCGGCGCCCCGGCCTTCTTGGTCAGAGTCGCGGTCACCGCTCTTCCCCCAGTTCACGTGACTGCATGCGCAGGAAGACCACGGTCAGCGCGACGATAACGAGCGTGAGGACGGTCGCGATCGCCGAGCCGTAGCCCACCTCCGACTTCTCGAAGAAGTGGACCCAGGAGTAGTACGCGGGCACGTTGGTCGCGCCGCCCGGGCCGCCCTTGGTGAGCACGAAGATCTGCGAGAACGCCTTCAGCGCGGCGATCGTCGTCCAGAGCAGCACCACGAAGATCTCCGGCCGGATCTGCGGGATCGTGATGTGCCAGAAGCGGCGCAGCCAGGTGGCGCCGTCGATCTCCGCCGCCTCGTACAGCGACGGGTCGACCCGCTGCAGGCCCGACATGAAGATGACCAGCGGGAACCCGATCTGGATCCACACCATCACGCCGAGGACGCTCCACAGCGCGGTCGCCGGGTCGCCCAGCCAGTCGTGCGCGAGGGAGCCGAGGCCGACCGCGTCCAGCAGCGCGTTCACCGCGCCGTTCTCGGGGGCCAGCAGCCAGCTCCACACGACGCCCGCGATGACGATGGGCAGGACCTGCGGCAGGTAGACGCAGGCGCGCAGGACGCTCGCGGTCCGCGCCCCGAAGTGCCGGTCGATCAGGTCGGTCAGGGCCGAGGCCAGCACCAGCCCGATCAGCGTCGGGACGACCGCCATCCCGAGGATCACGAGCGCGTTGTGCCCGAAGGACGCCCAGAAGTCGGCGTCCCGGACCAGCTCCCGGTAGTTGGCGAGCCCGACCCACTTCGGGGTGCCGACGCCCGTCCACTCGGTGAAGCTCGTCCCGATGTTCATCAGGAACGGCACGCCGATGACGGCGGTGAAGAGGAGCAGGCCGGGGAGCAGGTAGGGCACGTAGCCCCACTGCTCCCGCCACCGGCCGCGGCCCTGCGCCGTCACTTCGGCAGACCATCCTCGTAGGACTTCTGGACGCCGTCCAGGGCCTTGCTCGGCGACTCGCCGTTCATGAGTTTCTGCGTCTGGGACACCCACACGTCGTAGAAGCCGGCGACGGGCCAGTCCGGGTAGTAGGCGAGGCCGTCGGACCGCGCGAGGCCGTTGAAGTCGTCGATGAGCTTCTTGGCCTTCGGCTCGGTGATCGCGGACGGGTCGGCCGCGACCGGGATGCCGCCCGCGTTGCCGAGGATGTTCTGCACCTTCTTCTTCATCGTGATGTCGATGAAGTCGTAGGCGAGCTGCTTGTTCTCCGAGCCCTTCGGGACGACCCACAGGTTGCCGCCGGAGCCGAGCGTCATCTTCGCGCCGGGCCACACGGCGGTCTCCCAGTCGAACTTGGCCTCGGCGGCGACGCGGCCGAACCACCAGCTGCCGGAGAACATCATCGGGAACTTGCCGCTCATGAAGGCGACGCCCGCGTCCTCGGCCTTGAGGCTGACGGAGTTCTTGGCGATGTAGCCCTTCTTCACCCAGTCGGCGAAGGTGGTGGCCCCGGCGGTCCAGGCGGCGTCGTGGAAGTCGACCTTGCCGGTGTAGCGCTGGTAGGCGTCCACCCAGCTCTTGTCGGCCTTGTCCAGGGCGAGCTGGTAGACGAACTGGTGGGCCATGTACTCGGCGCCCGCGTTGGTCAGCGGTGTGACGCCCTTCGCGACGAACTTGTCCATCGCTGCGGTGAGTTCGGCGAACGTCGTCGGGATCTCGACCCCGTTCTTCTTGAACAGGTCCTTGTTGTAGTAAACCTGGACATACTCGGCGTAGTTGGGGACGCCGAACCACTTGTCGCCGCCCATCGTGCCCTTGGCGTCGTACTTGGCGGTGACCTGGACGTTGGGGCTGATCAGCTTGTCCCAGCCGCGCTTGGTGACCTCGGGCGTGAGGTCGGTGAGCAGGCCCTGCTTGGAGAGGAGGCCGGCGGTCGCGTTGCCCTTGTTGTACTCCATCAGGTCCGGGGCGTCCTTGGAGTTCAGGACCATCGGCGCGGTCTTCTGGATCTGCTCGAAGCCCTTCTCCTCGAACGTCACCTTGACGCCGGGGTGCGTGGCCTCGAACTCCTTGATGGCCTCGTTCCACGCCTTGCCCATGGCGCTGTCCGGGGCCTCGTAATGCCAGAGCTTCAACTCCTTGCCGCCGGAGCCGCCGTCGTCGTCACCGCCGCACGCGGTGAGCGACAGCGCCGCCGCGGCAAGGGCGGCGAGCACCGCCGCGCTCCTGCCTGCCTTGAACATGGGAATCCTCCGGGGGGTGGGATGCCGGCGGGGGCCGGGTCCGGGCCGAGTCGAGCGTCGATGTGTCGAAGCGCTTCGATTGCCGGGATGCTAAGCCCTCGGCGCGGACGGACACAATAGGTCGCCGGTCCTCAATTCGGCCGGATACGGCGTGACCTGCGGGAACATTCTGGGAGCGCTCCCATGAGCAGCGCTCAGCCGCCGCACTCGCCGCCGTTGAGGGTGAACCGGGCGGGCGCCGCGTTGCCGCCGTCCCGGCGGCCGATGAACCCGAACTCGGCCGTGCCGTCCGGCGGGATCGAACGGTTCCAGTCCGCCGCCGTCACCGTGACGGACGGGCCGTCCTGCACCTGGCTGCCGTTCCACAGCTGCGTGATCGCCTGGCCGTCGGGGAACGCGAAGCCGAGCCGCCAGCCGTCGATGGCGCCGTCCCCCAGGTTCGTGATGCGCACGGTCGCCTGGAAGCCCTGCGGCCAGGTGCCGTCCACCCGGTAGGACACCGAGCACGCGGCGGCCGCCGGGCGGGACGGGCCGGTGGACGGCGACGCGGCGCTCTCGCGGGACGAGTCGGGCGCGAGCGCCGCCAGCAGCACGGCGACCAGGGCGATCCCGCCCGCCACGGCCCCGGCGATGATGAGCGGCTTGCGCGCGGACGCCCCCGCCGGAGGGTCGCCGGCGGGCGGCTCGTCCAGCACCCGGGTCGGCTGCCGGGGCACGGTGTCGCCGGACGGGGACGGCGGCGGCGCCTCCGGAACCCGCGCCAGTTGGACGCCCGACGCCGCGGCCAGGACGTGCGCCGCCTCCTTCGCGGTGGGACGGGCTCCGGGATCGTCGCCGAGGCAGTCGCGCGCGAGGGCGCCGACCTCGCCGGGGACCGCCGAGGCTCCGCGCAGGCACTCGTTCAGGACGACGCCCAGCGAGTAGATGTCGGCGGCCGGGGTCGGGGCGGCCCCGCGCAGGAGTTCGGGCGCGACGTAGGCGGGCGTGCCGAGGACCGGGCCGCCCGCCGTGGACGGGCCGGTGAACGCGATGCCGAAGTCCAGGACCTTGACGCCGACCGGCGTGAGGAACACGTTCGCGGGCTTGATGTCGCGGTGGACGACGCCGGCGGCGTGGGCGGCGGCCAGCGCGTCGGCGACGCGCGCGCAGATCCCGGCGGCCTCCCGCCAGGGCAGCGGGCCGCGTGCCAGCCGCGCCGCCAGGGTCTCCCCGTCCAGCAGCTCCATGACCACGTAGGGGATGCGGCCGGTCCGACCGGGCGGGCCGCCGGAACCCTCCGGGCCGGTCTCGTGCTCGCCGTAGTCGTAGACGCCCGTGATGCTGGGGTGGGTGAGGCCCGCCGCGGCCTTCGCCTCCCGGCGGAGCCGCCGCGTGAACTCCTCGGGCCGACCCTCATTGGGCACCTTGACGGCGACGGCGCGGTCGAGCACCAGGTCGACGGCGCGCCAGACGGTCGCCATGCCGCCGGCGCCGACGGGGTGGTCGAGGCGGTAGCGCTCCCCCAGGCGGTCGCCCGGGGCGACGGTCTCGGGCATGGGGGAAGCTTATGCCGGGTTCAGGGCACCGGGTGCGGTTCAGGGCACGAGGTACCGGCTGTCGCGGGCGTCGGTGATCGCCATGTGGCCGGGCGCGTGCCCGATGGCGAGCTTGGGCCGGGATGCCATCACCGCCGCCTGCGGGGTCACGCCGCACGCCCAGAACACCGGGATCTCGTCCACCCGGATCTCGACCGGGTCGCCGAAGTCGGGCGCGTCCAGGTCGTCGATGCCGAGTTCGACCGGATCGCCCACGTGCACGGGCGCGCCGTGGACGGACGGGTACCGCGCCGTCACCCGGACGGCGTCGGCGACCTGCGCGGCCGGGACGGGGCGCATCGAGACGACGAGCGGCCCGCCGAACTCCCCGGCGCGGCGGCACATCCGGTTCGTCCGGTACATCGGGACGTTGCGGTTCTGCTCGATGTGCCGGACGGGGACGCCCGCCTCGCGGAGCGCGTCCTCGAAGGTGAAGCTGCAGCCGATGAGGAACGAGACGAGGTCGTCGCGCCAGTACCCGGTCACGTCGGTGACCTCGGCGACCGGTTCACCGTGCTCGTAGACGACGTAGCCGAGCAGGTCGGTGCGCAGGTCGCCGGCGAACAGCCCGGCCGAGGTCGCGCCGGGCTCGGTGACGTCGAGCACCGGGCACGGCTTGGGGTTGCGCTGCGCGAACAGCAGCAGGTCGTAGGCGTCCGCGCGGGGCACGCTGATCAGGTTCGCCTGCGTCCAGCCGGCGCACCAGCCGGAGGTGGGGACGCGCAGTCCGGCCCGGAACAGCGCCCTGGCCTGGTCCGGGCTGAGCGCGCCCGGGTCGAGCGGTGCGGTCATGGTCGGTCCTTTCCGAGGTGCGGTGCTCCGAGGTGCGGTGCTCCGAGGTGCGGGACGGGATGCGGCCGGAAGCGGAGCCGCTGCCCGGGGCGGATCTGGGCGGCGCGCCCGATGTCGGCGGACGCGACCACCGCGATGACGGGATACCCGCCGGTGAGCGGGTGGTCGGCGAGGAACAGCACAGGCCGCCCGGACGGCGGGACCTGCAGCGCCCCGGTGACCGTCCCCTCGCTGGGCAGCTCGCCGCGTCCGGCGCGGGGCAGGCCGGGCCCGTCGAGGCGCATGCCCACGCGGTCGATGTCGCTGGTGGCGGTGTAGGCGGCGGTGAAGAGCACGTCGAGCGCGCCGGGGGCGAACCAGTCGGCGCGCGGGCCGGGGACGGCGCGCAGCTCGACGTCGCCCGTGGCGGGCGGGCGGACGGGCAGGACGTCCAGCAGCGGCGCCTCGCGAGGCGGCGGGCCGACGGGCAGCAGGTCGCCGGGCTTGAGCGGGGCGGGGCCGAGGCCGGCGAGGGTGTCGGTGGCGCGGGACCCGAGGACGGGCGGGACGGCGATCCCGCCGCGCACCGCCAGGTAGCTGCGCAGCCCGGCGGGCGGGGCGCCCATCCGGAGTTCGGCGCCGTCGGGCAGGTGGAGCACCGTGTAGGGCGCTTCGGGGCGGCCGTCCACCAGCAGCGGGGCGGGCGCTCCGGTGACGGCGGCGAAGACCCCGCCCCGGCAGCGGACGCGCAGCCCGCCGAGGGTGACCTCGATCGCCGCCGCGCCGCCGGGGTTGCCGACTGCGCGGTTGGCGAGGCGCAGGGAAACCGGGTCCGCGGCGCCCGACACCCCCACGCCGAGCGCCGCGTGACCCGGTCGGCCCATGTCCTGGACTGTCGCCAGGGGCCCTGTGTCGAGAACGTCCAGGCCGCGCTTCATGGTTCCCGCGCGACGAAGCGGACCGAGATTCCGGGGCGGAGCAGGGCGGGCGGGTCGCGGTCCAGGTCCCAGAGGACGGCCTCCGTGCGCCCGATGAGCTGCCAGCCGCCCGGCGATTCGGCGGGGTAGACCCCGCTGAACCGCCCGGCGAGGCCGACCGCGCCCGCCGGGACGCGGACGCGGGGCACGGCGCGGCGCGGGACGTCCAGCCGCGGGTCGCCGCCCTCCAGGTACCCGAAGCCGGGCGCGAACCCGGTGAACGCGACCCGCCACGGGGTGCCGGTGTGCGCGGCGACGACCTCGGCCGGGGTGAGGCCGGTGCGGCCGGCGACCTCGGCGAGGTCCGCGCCGTCGTAGACGACGGGGATCTCGACGGCCCCGGCGCCGCCGCCCGCCGGGGCCGGCCGGACGGCGCGCACGGCGGCGGCGACCGCGGCCGGGTCGGCGGACGGGTCGAGCGGCAGCGTCAGCGTGCGGGCCGCCGGGACGACGTCGGCGACGCCGGGCGGCGGGGACGCGGCGAGCGCCGCGTACAGGCCCAGCATGGCCGCGAGGTCCGGCAGTTCGACCAGCAGCGCGGCGTCGCCGCTCGGGATGATCCGCACCCGTCAGCTCCAGAGGTCGTCGAGTTCGGACAGCGAGTTCCAGCCCAGGTAGAGCGAGAGCAGCCAGGCGGCGCCGCCGAGGACCAGCAGCCAGACCGGGTACCGGTAGCCGCCGAGCAGGTCGCGGCGGCGGCCGGCGGCCCACAGCAGCACCGCGAGCCCGAACGGCAGGATGAGCCCGTTGAGGGCGCCCGCGAGGACGAGCAGCTTGGCCGGGGCGGTGCCGATCGCCAGGTAGATGGCCGCGGAGACCAGGATGAACGCCACGACCAGCCGGTTGCGGTACCGCTCGACGAACGAGGAGAACGAGACGAGGAACGACACCGAGGTGTAGGACGCGCCGATCACCGAGGTGATCGCGGCCGACCACATGATCAGGCCGAAGACGCGCAGCCCGGCCTCGCCCGCCGCGTGCTCGAACGCCGACGCGGGGGCGTTCTCCTTGGCGAGGGTGACGCCGCCGGCGACGACGCCGAGGACGGCGAGGAACAGCAGCACCCGCATGACGCCGGTGACGAGGATGCCGGTGACGGCGCTGCGGTTGATCTCCCGGACGTTCTCCTTGCCGGTGAGCCCGGACTCGATCATGCGGTGCGCGCCCGCGTAGGTGATGTAGCCGCCGACCGTCCCGCCGATCAGGGTGGTGATGACGAGGAAGTCGACGGTCTCGGGCGCGACGCTCTGCTTCAGCGCGTCCCCGAGCGGCGGGTCGGACACGAACGCCACGTACAGCGTCAGCAGGATCATCGCGGCGCCGAGCACGACGACGATGCGGTCCATCGCGACGCCCGCGCGGCGGCTCAGGAAGATCCCGATGGCGACCAGCGCGGACAGCCCGCCGCCGATCTTGACGTCCAGGCCGAGCAGCGCGTTCAGCCCGAGCGCGGTGCCGGCGATGTTGCCGATGTTGAAGACCAGCCCGCCGAACACGTCGAGGGCGGCGAGGCCGTAGCCAGCGCCGGGCAGGACGCGGTTGCCGAGCTCCTGGGCGCGCATTCCGGAGACGCCGACGACGCGCCACACGTTCAGCTGGATCGCGATGTCCACCAGCACGGACACGACGATCGCGAACGCGAACGCGGCGCCGAGCTTGGCGGTGAACACGGTGGTCTGGGTGATGAAACCGGGTCCGATGGCGCTGGTGGCCATCAGGAACATGGCGCCGAGCAGCGCGCCGCGGCGGGACGAGGCGGGTGGTGCCGGTGGGGTGTCCAGGGCGGTCCGGTCCGTCATGGGGGTGACCCTTCTCGGGTGTCGGCTTTCCGTCAGGGTAGAGATTGTTCAACAATCCAGCAATCCCCTTGTTGAGAGATTTTCCGGCCGATGGGATACGCTTGCCCCCACGCATGCGGGGAGGGCGGTCGATGGCGGAGACCTGGCTCGACGAGATCGCGGCGGCCCGGCACGGCCTGGACCGGTCGAGCACCGCGGCGCGGGTCGCCGACCTGCTCCGCGACCAGATCACCGACGGCCGGCTCGTGCCCGGCGCGCGGCTCCCCGAAGAGGACCTGTGCCGCGCCGTCAAGGTGTCCCGCAACACGATGCGGGAGGCGTTCCGGCTGCTCGTCCAGGAGCGGCTGCTCGTGCACGAGTTCAACCGCGGCGTGTTCGTACGCCGCGTCACCGCCGACGGCCTCGCCGACCTGTACCGGGTCCGGCGCATCCTGGAGTGCGAGGGCGTCCGGTGCGCGCCCGAGGCCCCGCCCGCGGCGCTCGCCCGGCTGGAGGCCGCCGTGCTGGACGGCGAGCGCGCCGCCGCCGCGGGCCGCTGGCCGGACGTGGGCACCGCCGACATCCGCTTCCACCAGGCCCTCGCCGCGCTGGTGGGCAGCCCGCGGGTGGACGAGATGACCCGGCACCTGCTGGCCGAGATGCGGCTCGTCTTCCACGAGATGGGCTCGCCGCGCGAGTTCCACGAGCCGTACCTCGCCCGCAACCGGCGCATGTACGACCTGATCGCGCGGGGCGACGCCGCGGCGGCCGAGCGGGAGCTGCGCTCCTACCTCGACGACGCCGAGGCGCAGCTCACCAAGGCCTACCGCGCGCAGGAGTGAGCGCCCAGGAGTGAGCGCCCCCGCGGGCGGGGCTCACGACGCCGGCGAGCGGCTCACGAGGCCGGCGAGTAGTTCATGACGTGGTCGTGCAGGAGCTGCGGCGCCTCGGGGTCGCCGCGCCGGAACGCCTCGATCAGCTCGGCGTGCTCGGCCGACTTGGAGTAGATCTCCGTGTGGTGCAGGCGCAGCGACAGCGTCGTCCACAGCTCGATGCCGAGCCCCTCCCAGACCGAGACGAGCAGCCGGTTCTGGGCCGTCTCGACGATCTCGCGGTGGAAGGCGATGCTGAGCCGCATCTGGGCCTGCAGATCGCCGGCCCGCGCGGCCTCGGCCAGCCGCTCGTTGTGCTCCTCCAGGGCGTCGACGCAGCCGGCCAGGCGGGGCAGGGCCAGCTCGACGGCCGTCCGCTCCAGCCCGGCGCGCACCGGGAAGATCTCGGCGAGGTCGCGCTCGGTGAAGTCGCGCACGCGGGCGCCGCGGTTCGGCAGCGACTCGATCAGCCGCTGCGCCTCCAGCTGGCGGAGCGCCTCGCGGACCGGGCCCTGGCTCACCCCGAGCTCGGTGGCGATCCGGCGTTCGACGATGCGCTCGCCCGGCTCCCAGCGGCCCGCGCTGATGCCCTCCACGATGAACTCCCGGATCTGGTCGGCGAGTCCGGTGCGCAGCAGCTGGGCGGGCGTGTTCACGAAACTCGATCGTAGCGCCACGATGGGTAAGTACCTC
It encodes:
- a CDS encoding carbohydrate ABC transporter permease, with product MTATLTKKAGAPPRGTRGTGHRRRRGPSAYAVLVALTAFAGIMLIPFVVVVFNALKTPQEYSSSGPLSPPDGINLDAVRAFWERTDFGNVLLNSVLISGSVAVLAVLLSVLNAYALGIGRIKGRMWVLVLLLMANTVPQEALVYPLYYLSKQVGLYDTKLSVIIVFTVIQAAFGTYLLSSVLSAFPRPLLEAARIDGAGRWQILWRVVVPVVRPTLSVLLVFFFVWTWNEFLIPMTFLISNENQTVSVALGVLQGQRLMDATMSSAASLLGLLPTVVFFLIFQRTLSRGLTAGAIK
- a CDS encoding carbohydrate ABC transporter permease, coding for MTAQGRGRWREQWGYVPYLLPGLLLFTAVIGVPFLMNIGTSFTEWTGVGTPKWVGLANYRELVRDADFWASFGHNALVILGMAVVPTLIGLVLASALTDLIDRHFGARTASVLRACVYLPQVLPIVIAGVVWSWLLAPENGAVNALLDAVGLGSLAHDWLGDPATALWSVLGVMVWIQIGFPLVIFMSGLQRVDPSLYEAAEIDGATWLRRFWHITIPQIRPEIFVVLLWTTIAALKAFSQIFVLTKGGPGGATNVPAYYSWVHFFEKSEVGYGSAIATVLTLVIVALTVVFLRMQSRELGEER
- a CDS encoding ABC transporter substrate-binding protein; this translates as MFKAGRSAAVLAALAAAALSLTACGGDDDGGSGGKELKLWHYEAPDSAMGKAWNEAIKEFEATHPGVKVTFEEKGFEQIQKTAPMVLNSKDAPDLMEYNKGNATAGLLSKQGLLTDLTPEVTKRGWDKLISPNVQVTAKYDAKGTMGGDKWFGVPNYAEYVQVYYNKDLFKKNGVEIPTTFAELTAAMDKFVAKGVTPLTNAGAEYMAHQFVYQLALDKADKSWVDAYQRYTGKVDFHDAAWTAGATTFADWVKKGYIAKNSVSLKAEDAGVAFMSGKFPMMFSGSWWFGRVAAEAKFDWETAVWPGAKMTLGSGGNLWVVPKGSENKQLAYDFIDITMKKKVQNILGNAGGIPVAADPSAITEPKAKKLIDDFNGLARSDGLAYYPDWPVAGFYDVWVSQTQKLMNGESPSKALDGVQKSYEDGLPK
- a CDS encoding cellulose binding domain-containing protein is translated as MPETVAPGDRLGERYRLDHPVGAGGMATVWRAVDLVLDRAVAVKVPNEGRPEEFTRRLRREAKAAAGLTHPSITGVYDYGEHETGPEGSGGPPGRTGRIPYVVMELLDGETLAARLARGPLPWREAAGICARVADALAAAHAAGVVHRDIKPANVFLTPVGVKVLDFGIAFTGPSTAGGPVLGTPAYVAPELLRGAAPTPAADIYSLGVVLNECLRGASAVPGEVGALARDCLGDDPGARPTAKEAAHVLAAASGVQLARVPEAPPPSPSGDTVPRQPTRVLDEPPAGDPPAGASARKPLIIAGAVAGGIALVAVLLAALAPDSSRESAASPSTGPSRPAAAACSVSYRVDGTWPQGFQATVRITNLGDGAIDGWRLGFAFPDGQAITQLWNGSQVQDGPSVTVTAADWNRSIPPDGTAEFGFIGRRDGGNAAPARFTLNGGECGG
- a CDS encoding putative hydro-lyase, with the translated sequence MTAPLDPGALSPDQARALFRAGLRVPTSGWCAGWTQANLISVPRADAYDLLLFAQRNPKPCPVLDVTEPGATSAGLFAGDLRTDLLGYVVYEHGEPVAEVTDVTGYWRDDLVSFLIGCSFTFEDALREAGVPVRHIEQNRNVPMYRTNRMCRRAGEFGGPLVVSMRPVPAAQVADAVRVTARYPSVHGAPVHVGDPVELGIDDLDAPDFGDPVEIRVDEIPVFWACGVTPQAAVMASRPKLAIGHAPGHMAITDARDSRYLVP
- a CDS encoding biotin-dependent carboxyltransferase family protein codes for the protein MKRGLDVLDTGPLATVQDMGRPGHAALGVGVSGAADPVSLRLANRAVGNPGGAAAIEVTLGGLRVRCRGGVFAAVTGAPAPLLVDGRPEAPYTVLHLPDGAELRMGAPPAGLRSYLAVRGGIAVPPVLGSRATDTLAGLGPAPLKPGDLLPVGPPPREAPLLDVLPVRPPATGDVELRAVPGPRADWFAPGALDVLFTAAYTATSDIDRVGMRLDGPGLPRAGRGELPSEGTVTGALQVPPSGRPVLFLADHPLTGGYPVIAVVASADIGRAAQIRPGQRLRFRPHPVPHLGAPHLGAPHLGKDRP
- a CDS encoding allophanate hydrolase subunit 1 — its product is MRIIPSGDAALLVELPDLAAMLGLYAALAASPPPGVADVVPAARTLTLPLDPSADPAAVAAAVRAVRPAPAGGGAGAVEIPVVYDGADLAEVAGRTGLTPAEVVAAHTGTPWRVAFTGFAPGFGYLEGGDPRLDVPRRAVPRVRVPAGAVGLAGRFSGVYPAESPGGWQLIGRTEAVLWDLDRDPPALLRPGISVRFVAREP
- a CDS encoding NRAMP family divalent metal transporter, which produces MTDRTALDTPPAPPASSRRGALLGAMFLMATSAIGPGFITQTTVFTAKLGAAFAFAIVVSVLVDIAIQLNVWRVVGVSGMRAQELGNRVLPGAGYGLAALDVFGGLVFNIGNIAGTALGLNALLGLDVKIGGGLSALVAIGIFLSRRAGVAMDRIVVVLGAAMILLTLYVAFVSDPPLGDALKQSVAPETVDFLVITTLIGGTVGGYITYAGAHRMIESGLTGKENVREINRSAVTGILVTGVMRVLLFLAVLGVVAGGVTLAKENAPASAFEHAAGEAGLRVFGLIMWSAAITSVIGASYTSVSFLVSFSSFVERYRNRLVVAFILVSAAIYLAIGTAPAKLLVLAGALNGLILPFGLAVLLWAAGRRRDLLGGYRYPVWLLVLGGAAWLLSLYLGWNSLSELDDLWS
- a CDS encoding GntR family transcriptional regulator, translating into MAETWLDEIAAARHGLDRSSTAARVADLLRDQITDGRLVPGARLPEEDLCRAVKVSRNTMREAFRLLVQERLLVHEFNRGVFVRRVTADGLADLYRVRRILECEGVRCAPEAPPAALARLEAAVLDGERAAAAGRWPDVGTADIRFHQALAALVGSPRVDEMTRHLLAEMRLVFHEMGSPREFHEPYLARNRRMYDLIARGDAAAAERELRSYLDDAEAQLTKAYRAQE
- a CDS encoding GntR family transcriptional regulator, which codes for MNTPAQLLRTGLADQIREFIVEGISAGRWEPGERIVERRIATELGVSQGPVREALRQLEAQRLIESLPNRGARVRDFTERDLAEIFPVRAGLERTAVELALPRLAGCVDALEEHNERLAEAARAGDLQAQMRLSIAFHREIVETAQNRLLVSVWEGLGIELWTTLSLRLHHTEIYSKSAEHAELIEAFRRGDPEAPQLLHDHVMNYSPAS